From one Zhongshania sp. R06B22 genomic stretch:
- a CDS encoding DUF934 domain-containing protein: MHNIIKDQKICANEWQVWRDTEELPKTGGYIVPLSLWQNNKDSLKALGNIAVFLANDESPKALAAEIQDFDVIAVDFPKFADGRGFSYGRELREQLGYQGELRAIGDFIRDQLYFLSRCGFNSFALENNDLEESLASFQDFSESYQPSIDQRLPLFRRR; encoded by the coding sequence ATGCATAACATTATTAAAGACCAAAAAATCTGCGCCAATGAATGGCAAGTATGGCGCGATACTGAAGAGCTACCTAAAACAGGTGGCTATATTGTGCCCTTGAGCTTGTGGCAAAATAATAAAGACTCGCTCAAAGCCTTGGGCAATATCGCGGTATTTCTTGCCAACGATGAATCGCCAAAAGCCCTCGCTGCTGAAATACAGGATTTTGATGTTATTGCCGTCGATTTTCCTAAATTCGCCGATGGCCGCGGATTTTCGTATGGCCGCGAATTACGCGAGCAACTGGGCTACCAGGGTGAGCTGCGCGCGATTGGCGATTTTATTCGCGACCAACTCTACTTCCTGAGCCGCTGTGGTTTCAATAGTTTCGCTCTGGAAAACAATGACCTTGAAGAATCGCTGGCCAGCTTTCAGGATTTTTCCGAGTCATATCAACCGAGCATTGATCAGCGTTTACCCCTGTTTCGCCGCCGCTAA